In Amphiura filiformis chromosome 2, Afil_fr2py, whole genome shotgun sequence, one DNA window encodes the following:
- the LOC140172615 gene encoding uncharacterized protein, producing MGYEVKDIEVVWHWEQRAEYDKETKTGGLFTDYIDRFLQLKQEASGYPDWCVTEEDKRRYIDKYFENEGIRLDPDNIEKNPGMRSLAKLCLNSMWGKFAQRSNMSQTVILDDPSEVYKLLMSDSVTVDNIRLINDEVIEVTYKDDDAFARVNPNTNVVIAAFTTCHARLKLYEVLEKLGDRAMYQDTDSVVFLSRPGDWEPPTGDYLGQLTDEVAPHDGNHISTFVTGGCKNYSYTTDTGKTVMKVRGITLNARNSELVNASTLVRMVKGLKADGEKKERK from the exons ATGGGTTACGAGGTCAAGGACATCGAAGTGGTGTGGCACTGGGAGCAACGCGCGGAGTACGATAAAGAGACAAAAACGGGCGGACTGTTCACCGACTACATTGATCGGTTCCTCCAATTAAAACAGGAAGCGAGCGGTTACCCCGACTGGTGCGTGACCGAGGAGGACAAACGACGGTACATAGACAAATACTTCGAAAACGAAGGGATACGACTGGACCCCGACAATATCGAGAAGAATCCAGGCATGAGATCTTTGGCCAAATTATGTCTGAACAGCATGTGGG GTAAATTCGCTCAGAGATCAAACATGAGCCAAACCGTCATCCTCGACGATCCTTCCGAAGTGTATAAGCTACTGATGAGCGATAGCGTCACCGTCGACAATATTCGGCTCATCAATGACGAAGTCATCGAAGTGACTTATAAAGATGACGACGCTTTCGCTAGAGTCAACCCGAACACCAACGTCGTCATCGCTGCTTTTACGACTTGCCACGCCAGGTTGAAGTTGTACGAAGTCCTGGAAAAGTTGGGGGATCGCGCCATGTACCAAGATACGG ACAGCGTCGTTTTTCTCAGTCGTCCGGGAGATTGGGAACCCCCTACTGGCGACTATTTGGGTCAATTGACGGACGAGGTCGCTCCGCACGATGGCAATCACATCTCTACTTTCGTCACGGGGGGCTGCAAGAATTATTCGTATACTACGGATACCGGTAAAACCGTCATGAAAGTGAGAGGGATCACGCTGAACGCTCGAAACTCAGAACTGGTCAACGCTTCGACACTGGTGCGTATGGTGAAAGGTTTAAAAGCGGACGGAGAAAAGAAGGAGAGAAAGTGA